Proteins co-encoded in one Eremothecium sinecaudum strain ATCC 58844 chromosome VI, complete sequence genomic window:
- the REC8 gene encoding Rec8p (Syntenic homolog of Ashbya gossypii AEL292W; Syntenic homolog of Saccharomyces cerevisiae YPR007C (REC8)): MGLYPPALLYREGADGNVHSGISIAWLLSNFGASATLTSVASNSGIGGSRCKKKDIVSVSIPETCKAILDNGSEIPLKFSSNLLYGVTVCYSKKTDFILSDVVQIKGQLQRKLFGLESEWKHTRNAIVEGHREESVLERELLSDDPCFDINQWANIKLELEEKTNDVRQAELKKLDFLQEVNNDDETFMHAGSGVQDRLGTLEDDFGTIDMDLNFDIDDLVSQDGNRRELEAHDVSSEPNFELNFNDPVDKDVEQLPDMMEGSLLQEEFPPSAAKRPLSAEVSIEKENPGSEEEIQIDIEPPMKKRTNCLSNHVLGRIVRDETIGLSTDVLRSNFSGYVEMMATQNSKNMGAPKPSDHGIQSWKELLDLKDMPAFLSSSYDGLFEAEEYGSKLTYVERGRALTQSSVASSRSSSDMSTEQGRRVGPNFDLKRRSSNSDSQSHLLPVFLEDEPLPGDYHFGADDGYQNQDFMTANLLPSSIGRVASRHATADSGEHVEILRLTVNGQARTATRRGSGTESSQPSDVAYEESSLGSEFSAAPDAILDAQTKKFYDYIKERADFVGKTTRSHPPFHKKLLFEDLIPSNISQNVASNPYNFKPVSKRIAATAFLSMLNLASKEMIEIETFDLEDKCQVMKGDDIVVYC; the protein is encoded by the coding sequence ATGGGTTTGTATCCACCGGCGTTGTTGTATCGTGAGGGTGCAGATGGTAATGTTCATTCCGGTATAAGTATTGCATGGTTATTGTCAAATTTTGGAGCATCTGCGACGTTAACGTCAGTGGCGTCAAATTCTGGTATTGGTGGGTCAAGATGTAAAAAGAAGGATATAGTTAGTGTATCAATCCCTGAAACTTGTAAAGCAATTTTGGATAACGGTTCTGAGATTCCTTTAAAATTTAGTTCAAATTTACTCTATGGTGTTACAGTATGTTACTCTAAAAAGACGGACTTCATCTTGTCAGATGTTGTGCAAATTAAAGGACAGCTGCAAAGAAAACTATTTGGGTTAGAAAGTGAATGGAAGCATACTCGCAATGCTATTGTTGAGGGCCATCGTGAGGAGAGTGTTCTAGAGCGAGAGTTGTTAAGCGACGATCCGTGTTTTGATATTAATCAGTGGGCGAACATAAAATTGGAGTTGGAAGAAAAAACCAACGATGTCAGGCAGGCTGAATTAAAGAAACTTGACTTTTTACAGGAAGTAAACAACGATGATGAGACGTTTATGCATGCTGGTTCTGGTGTGCAGGACCGTTTAGGCACTCTAGAAGATGACTTTGGCACAATTGATATGGACTTGAATTTTGACATTGACGATTTGGTCAGTCAGGATGGAAATCGTCGAGAGTTGGAGGCGCATGACGTATCCAGTGAACCAAATTTTGAATTAAATTTCAATGATCCGGTCGACAAGGACGTTGAACAGCTGCCCGATATGATGGAAGGATCGTTATTGCAAGAAGAATTTCCTCCATCGGCGGCTAAGAGGCCTTTAAGCGCTGAAGTTTCTattgaaaaagaaaatcCAGGATCTGAAGAGGAAATCCAGATTGACATTGAGCCGCcaatgaagaaaaggaCCAACTGTCTAAGCAATCATGTTTTAGGCAGGATAGTTCGGGATGAAACCATTGGACTGTCTACAGATGTTCTTAGATCGAACTTTAGTGGGTACGTTGAAATGATGGCTACGCAAAATAGCAAAAATATGGGTGCCCCAAAGCCAAGTGATCATGGAATACAGTCATGGAAAGAATTATTGGATTTGAAGGATATGCCTGCGTTCTTATCATCTTCCTATGATGGCCTATTTGAAGCAGAGGAATACGGAAGCAAGTTAACGTACGTAGAGAGGGGTAGGGCACTTACGCAATCATCGGTGGCTTCCTCGCGCTCGAGCAGTGACATGAGTACTGAACAAGGCCGTAGGGTGGGTCCTAATTTTGATTTAAAGAGAAGATCAAGTAATAGTGACTCACAGTCTCATTTGCTACCAGTATTTTTAGAGGACGAACCGTTGCCAGGGGATTACCATTTTGGTGCAGATGACGGTTACCAAAATCAAGATTTCATGACTGCAAACCTGCTACCGTCAAGCATTGGGCGTGTAGCTAGCAGACATGCAACTGCAGATTCTGGGGAACATGTTGAGATTCTGAGGTTAACTGTAAATGGACAAGCAAGGACCGCAACTCGCAGAGGATCCGGTACAGAATCTTCACAACCAAGCGATGTTGCATATGAGGAATCATCTTTGGGGTCAGAGTTTTCCGCAGCCCCAGATGCCATCCTGGATGCGCAAACGAAGAAATTTTATGATTACATTAAAGAGAGAGCAGACTTCGTTGGAAAAACAACCAGATCACACCCACCATTTCACAAAAAGTTGTTGTTTGAAGACTTAATTCCAAGCAATATATCTCAGAATGTTGCAAGCAATCCATACAATTTTAAACCAGTTAGCAAGCGAATTGCCGCCACTGCATTTCTTTCGATGTTAAATCTAGCATCCAAAGAAATGATTGAGATTGAGACTTTTGATTTAGAGGACAAGTGCCAGGTAATGAAAGGAGATGATATTGTGGTCTACTGCTGA
- the MRPL13 gene encoding mitochondrial 54S ribosomal protein mL50 MRPL13 (Syntenic homolog of Ashbya gossypii AEL289W; Syntenic homolog of Saccharomyces cerevisiae YKR006C (MRPL13)) has translation MLARQCLLLYSKRSLHAAPPAKNILSWLRSRKDGKEKTPAKDTKALIKEIESGETAFSASKQSVVTLALDESDFIGVDVEAENERRYKEMVQSSKLNIWLQPKKVASVEQLKELVISSFNDASNVKVSSIDDPLLTENFTDLVCKFKFIKQLQAKTGYMIPDEKITRLLSPVSFLQWYDAEVLSGKLLGYNEAEPNAIDLSKKEFPPNVFITPLIKKREMMNNMDQILSEVEALEKEKAVSAISNAIRS, from the coding sequence ATGCTAGCTCGCCAGTGTTTACTGCTGTATTCGAAAAGATCTCTGCATGCTGCTCCTCCAGCTAAGAATATTCTATCATGGCTGAGAAGCAGGAAAGATGGTAAAGAAAAAACTCCCGCCAAAGATACCAAAGCTTTGATCAAGGAGATTGAAAGTGGGGAAACTGCTTTCTCAGCATCTAAGCAATCTGTGGTGACACTTGCTTTGGACGAATCCGATTTTATTGGTGTAGATGTGGAGGCTGAGAATGAAAGGCGTTATAAGGAGATGGTCCAATCAAGTAAATTGAACATATGGCTACAACCCAAAAAAGTGGCGTCCGTTGAACAGCTAAAAGAACTTGTAATTAGTTCGTTCAATGATGCGTCTAACGTCAAGGTTTCTTCCATTGATGACCCGCTACTTACTGAAAATTTCACTGACTTGGTTTGCAAATTCAAATTCATAAAACAGCTGCAGGCCAAGACAGGTTATATGATCCCAGACGAGAAAATAACCAGGCTTTTGAGCCCCGTAAGCTTTTTACAGTGGTATGATGCTGAAGTCCTCTCAGGAAAGCTTTTGGGCTACAATGAAGCGGAACCAAATGCTATAGATCTCTCTAAAAAGGAGTTTCCACCTAATGTTTTCATAACACCACTCATTAAAAAGCGTGAGATGATGAACAATATGGACCAAATCTTAAGTGAAGTGGAAGCTTTGGAGAAGGAGAAGGCTGTCTCAGCCATTTCTAATGCAATCCGGTCGTAA
- the ECM9 gene encoding Ecm9p (Syntenic homolog of Ashbya gossypii AEL288W; Syntenic homolog of Saccharomyces cerevisiae YKR004C (ECM9)): MTFKLTELLYQNIVLEDHKEVRLRVYADQVGCPPIMVDSGTSHIEVICFKKTFLKIFTECHSKLTELLDHNSNLELDVYLGTIGLLFTTFENRTILNLHESLFLDMVNSIDGDKSLRKEIRLVEALLSSNLSKLNKSSSLWLWYKKLVVLQREKNFNSEIQVVKTCLASAELHPSNYYSWNMLRWYCDIVREENNRDHIFHNIRKFAFSHLKDISAWEMLSHFYLGNWDYNASEYRRLAVRFNIHHCDKLGIQGEGEDITCKISTLITTLADYIDLCEVSEWPPYLTLYKLISITKPQSFEYLKKWEAQVQPYPNSEGRNNHVNDILRLSKDKHMDVKKKFLKKVANIYEVEMGYTSTAND, translated from the coding sequence ATGACTTTCAAGTTAACAGAGCTATTGTACCAAAATATAGTCTTGGAAGATCACAAAGAAGTGAGGCTCAGGGTCTATGCTGATCAAGTTGGCTGTCCACCGATTATGGTGGATTCTGGCACTTCGCACATAGAGGTTATATGCTTTAAGAAAACATTCCTAAAAATATTCACCGAATGCCATAGTAAACTTACGGAGCTGCTGGATCATAACTCTAATCTAGAACTTGATGTTTATTTAGGTACTATAGGTTTATTATTCACAACGTTTGAAAATCGTACAATATTGAACCTGCATGAATCATTGTTTCTGGACATGGTAAACTCAATTGATGGCGATAAAAGCCTGAGGAAAGAAATTCGGCTTGTAGAAGCACTTTTAAGTTCTAACTTAAGCAAACTAAACAAATCTTCCTCGTTATGGTTATGGTATAAGAAACTGGTGGTGCTTCAAAGAGAGAAGAACTTCAACTCCGAAATCCAAGTAGTGAAAACTTGCCTGGCATCAGCAGAGTTACATCCTTCAAACTATTACTCTTGGAATATGTTACGCTGGTATTGTGACATTGTGCGTGAAGAAAATAATAGGGATCACATATTTCACAATATTAGGAAGTTTGCATTTAGTCATTTGAAGGATATATCTGCATGGGAAATGTTATCACATTTCTACTTAGGAAACTGGGATTATAACGCTTCTGAGTACAGAAGGTTGGCGGTTAGATTTAATATACATCACTGTGATAAACTCGGTATTCAGGGTGAAGGTGAAGACATTACTTGTAAAATTTCCACTCTAATTACAACACTGGCTGACTACATTGACCTTTGTGAAGTTTCAGAATGGCCTCCATATTTGACTCTATATAAATTGATTTCAATTACAAAGCCGCAATCCTTTGAATACCTTAAAAAATGGGAAGCCCAAGTTCAACCATACCCTAACTCAGAAGGTCGAAATAACCACGTAAATGACATTTTACGTTTAAGTAAGGACAAGCATATGGATGTAAAAAAGAAGTTCCTTAAAAAGGTTGCCAATATTTATGAAGTTGAAATGGGTTATACTAGCACTGCTAATGATtaa
- the RSC4 gene encoding Rsc4p (Syntenic homolog of Ashbya gossypii AEL291C; Syntenic homolog of Saccharomyces cerevisiae YKR008W (RSC4)), with protein MPPRKRKISEAVENVAEQTSPTRRYVAGKQPRSQEPLPIVDNRNPIDQEEELFKDEDWSIPKLNLYITYTLDDLVEAYKPIFKDFIKLPSRKFHPGYFYKIEQPISINEIKNRDYEYKDGEKQFLLDVELIRKNCFAYNDPDSLIVKNSMQAVNYVKNEVLKAKNITRNYLINDQVKERLLKHLDMLLESTEKKVAKVLGNPTDNLDDSIKLSEPFLELVNQEEFPDYYEVIHKPMSLTMIKSNLQLGYYSKIYDFYVDVQLLFQNAQVFNEPEALIYQDAEKLLKTFQHLMSDSFFPELKDSSERGEIKLEYDKIEYEQYLANAGHDEENGSDEDDNDDYDFNHYEGLGNGYNRALLPSDYLLGPSKSEEKGKNAKTEEMVSTDVPKFNVLKTSSYQSNTELLLAKEDEKPEPYVLIDNIQLSSSTAIYEQASRPLQGTLPSITQNWVDYYFDGKDLKDNNNKFVLTLPPIQTAITFRVNLNTKISEQTPAVFMVNKEKVNPTPTLSMENNETKPRYDVRLSEGLNCLDFSVQDLDQKKTERFKIWISILP; from the coding sequence ATGCCTCCAAGGAAGAGAAAAATTTCGGAAGCGGTTGAAAACGTTGCAGAGCAAACTTCTCCCACTAGAAGATATGTTGCCGGTAAGCAACCTCGAAGCCAGGAGCCTCTTCCTATAGTCGATAATAGGAATCCTATAGATCAAGAGGAGGAATTATTCAAAGATGAAGACTGGTCAATCCCCAAGTTAAATTTGTACATAACATATACTTTGGATGATTTGGTCGAGGCATATAAGCCGATTTTCAAGGACTTCATTAAACTTCCTAGTAGAAAATTCCATCCTGGTTACTTCTACAAAATTGAGCAGCCAATTTCTATCAATGAGATTAAGAATCGTGACTATGAGTATAAGGATGGGGAAAAACAGTTTTTGTTGGACGTTGAACTGATTAGAAAGAATTGTTTTGCGTATAATGACCCTGATTCGCTAATAGTGAAGAACTCCATGCAGGCTGTGAATTATGTTAAAAATGAGGTTCTGAAGGCTAAGAATATAACAAGAAATTACTTGATAAATGATCAGGTCAAAGAGAGACTTTTGAAACATCTGGATATGCTGCTTGAATCCACCGAGAAAAAGGTGGCCAAAGTCCTAGGTAACCCAACTGACAATTTAGACGATAGTATTAAGCTAAGCGAGCCATTTTTAGAACTTGTTAATCAAGAGGAATTTCCAGACTACTATGAGGTTATTCATAAGCCAATGTCTCTGACAATGATAAAAAGCAACTTGCAGTTGGGATACTACTCTAAAATATACGACTTTTACGTTGATGTGCAACTTCTTTTCCAGAATGCGCAGGTCTTTAATGAACCGGAAGCTTTAATTTACCAAGATGCAGAGAAGTTGTTGAAGACCTTTCAACATCTCATGTCAGACAGTTTCTTTCCGGAGTTGAAAGATAGCAGCGAGCGCGGTGAAATCAAGTTAGAATACGACAAAATTGAGTATGAACAATATCTGGCAAATGCTGGACATGATGAGGAGAATGGAAGCGATGAAGATGACAATGATGACTATGAttttaatcattacgaAGGACTAGGTAATGGTTACAATCGCGCGTTGCTACCCAGTGATTATTTATTGGGCCCAAGCAAGTCCGAAGAAAAAGGTAAAAATGCTAAAACGGAAGAAATGGTTTCTACTGATGTACCAAAATTTAATGTTTTGAAGACTAGTAGTTACCAAAGTAATACTGAATTACTTCTAGCAAAGGAAGATGAAAAACCGGAACCATATGTACTTATCGACAATATTCAGTTATCTTCTTCTACTGCAATCTATGAACAAGCTTCTAGGCCATTACAAGGAACTCTTCCATCCATAACTCAGAATTGGGTAGATTATTATTTTGACGGTAAAGATCTGAAAGACAACAATAATAAGTTTGTATTAACCCTGCCTCCAATCCAAACAGCAATCACTTTTAGGGTAAACCTGAATACAAAAATATCAGAACAAACACCAGCGGTATTTATGGTTAATAAAGAGAAAGTTAATCCTACGCCTACATTGAGCATGGAGAACAATGAAACAAAGCCTCGTTATGACGTGAGGTTATCAGAAGGACTAAATTGCCTGGATTTTTCAGTGCAAGACTTGGATCAGAAAAAGACAGAGAGGTTTAAAATTTGGATAAGTATCCTTCCTTGA
- the OSH6 gene encoding oxysterol-binding protein OSH6 (Syntenic homolog of Ashbya gossypii AEL287C; Syntenic homolog of Saccharomyces cerevisiae YHR001W (OSH7) and YKR003W (OSH6)) encodes MVISKALKSFANHGNHSPNVSTYSEANGSAGSNVNPSVRTCSQGQALDTDDIDENDESGQNILLSIISQLKPGSDLTRITLPTFILEKKSMLERITNQLQCPEYILDAHAELEELQRFVKVVRWYLAGWHIAPKAVKKPLNPVLGEFFTAYWDLPNKQQAFYIAEQTSHHPPKSSYFYMIPESNIRVDGMTIPRSKFLGNSTAAIMEGLSVLQFLDIIDPETGKPERYTLTQPNMYARGILFGKMRLELGDHMIIKGPKYQVDIEFKTKGFISGTYDAIEGVIKDYKGKSYYEITGKWNDIMYIKDLRTKHCAPTVFIDVHRDTPLKPQVRPLEEQGALESRRLWKKVTDALSLRDHKVATDEKFLIENHQRTLAKKRIEEGVEFHPKLFRPSKPGEDLEFYIYKNIPVGRDHEAQIRSILEIAPILPGQKFTEKFGIPAYEKHELQKGQAL; translated from the coding sequence ATGGTTATATCTAAGGCCCTGAAATCTTTTGCCAACCACGGCAATCACAGTCCTAATGTTAGTACTTATAGTGAAGCCAATGGAAGTGCTGGCAGTAATGTTAATCCTTCGGTGAGAACCTGTTCTCAAGGCCAGGCGCTTGATACCGATGATATTGATGAGAATGATGAATCTGGTCAAAATATACTCCTAAGTATTATATCACAATTGAAACCCGGTTCTGATTTAACGAGGATCACGTTACCAACATTTATTCTTGAGAAGAAATCAATGCTTGAAAGGATAACTAATCAGTTACAGTGTCCGGAATATATTCTGGATGCGCATGCCGAGTTGGAAGAGTTGCAGAGGTTTGTTAAAGTTGTAAGGTGGTATTTGGCCGGTTGGCATATTGCTCCTaaagctgttaagaagCCATTGAATCCTGTTCTTGGTGAGTTTTTCACCGCATATTGGGACTTGCCTAATAAGCAACAGGCGTTTTATATTGCGGAACAAACCAGCCACCACCCGCCTAAGTCGTCTTATTTCTATATGATACCGGAATCAAATATTCGAGTTGATGGTATGACTATACCAAGATCTAAATTTCTAGGTAATTCAACAGCTGCAATCATGGAGGGGTTGTCTGTTTTGCAGTTTTTGGATATAATTGACCCAGAAACTGGTAAGCCAGAAAGATATACCCTTACCCAACCGAATATGTATGCCCGTGGTATACTATTTGGAAAGATGAGGCTTGAACTAGGCGACCACATGATAATCAAGGGCCCAAAGTACCAAGTAGATATTGAGTTTAAAACGAAAGGGTTTATTTCAGGAACATATGATGCTATTGAGGGTGTGATAAAAGATTACAAAGGGAAAAGCTACTATGAAATAACCGGTAAATGGAATGATATAATGTATATTAAAGACTTAAGGACTAAGCATTGTGCTCCAACAGTTTTCATTGATGTCCATCGTGATACTCCGCTCAAGCCGCAAGTTCGTCCACTGGAAGAACAAGGTGCGTTGGAATCCAGAAGGTTATGGAAAAAAGTCACAGATGCATTGTCTTTGCGTGATCATAAGGTGGCTACTGATGAGAAATTTTTAATTGAGAACCACCAACGAACGTTAGCTAAAAAGAGGATCGAGGAGGGCGTAGAATTTCACCCCAAATTGTTTAGGCCTTCCAAGCCGGGTGAAGATTTAGAGTTCTATATTTACAAAAATATTCCAGTTGGTAGAGACCACGAAGCCCAGATTAGGTCCATTTTGGAAATTGCCCCAATTTTACCTGGTCAAAAGTTTACAGAAAAGTTTGGCATACCCGCCTATGAGAAGCACGAGCTACAGAAAGGGCAGGCTCTTTGA
- the MEH1 gene encoding Meh1p (Syntenic homolog of Ashbya gossypii AEL290C; Syntenic homolog of Saccharomyces cerevisiae YKR007W (MEH1)), translating to MGILFSCFSDEYEGEQDPLLENQLGYNSIRSTIEDRHALEQELQQQLLQREQELTEIVNNTNDKLIDISMISNSGIVVQSQDLEEQDSKNTVDGRFNTLDSSKVPHELRKKVGKLHKDLFQELDKELIVTNDEPLIVKL from the coding sequence ATGGGAATCTTGTTTAGTTGCTTTTCGGATGAATATGAAGGAGAACAGGATCCGTTGTTAGAAAACCAATTGGGCTATAATTCAATACGAAGCACCATAGAAGACAGACATGCCCTAGAACAGGAGCTGCAGCAGCAGTTGCTTCAACGTGAGCAGGAACTTACAGAAATTGTTAATAATACCAATGACAAGCTTATAGATATTAGTATGATTAGTAATAGTGGTATCGTTGTACAGAGTCAGGACTTAGAAGAACAAGATTCCAAAAATACCGTAGACGGTCGTTTTAACACCTTAGATTCCAGTAAAGTCCCACATGAACTTCGAAAGAAGGTTGGGAAACTACACAAAGATCTATTTCAAGAGTTGGATAAGGAACTCATTGTCACGAATGATGAACCCTTAATAGTAAAGTTATAA
- a CDS encoding uncharacterized protein (Syntenic homolog of Ashbya gossypii AEL289W-A; Syntenic homolog of Saccharomyces cerevisiae YKR005C) — protein sequence MFKKPIVKRVIVMWSFSIPIIFGLFTIVSFTECQLDVSIINCPSIIDQIADMKIDLSSCSEELTNCLMQTLADISTPCANCMVVSEEHKEDSVCVCVQCLLNLLSTRCSIAYCSDLAVSQKLQVLNKPLEELNYQVKLLTNKDMKEVVYLPNSSDVTHRGIFPQEHKLLVEELMALLSQYEEKVENVKSTYLITSEHTSENVGANSELETAIDPEITGKSPEEKHTIRDRIFKDETQPTTAFDSELEPFKGLSSSGVVTSNIAAEVVQGIPGVPENSFGHYGTEVADDRTVDDQSDIHKPVNTSPVFMSKSNSVDGGKAVFVSIFAATLALIGIFAITNTSTYVKNSRGGSQDSLVSISNSFFSGFKEPEFKDFSDSEIESELLTSLAIPIPYPGETASSLATKIHLAHLS from the coding sequence ATGTTCAAGAAACCGATAGTCAAGAGGGTAATAGTAATGTGGAGCTTTTCTATTCCAATAATATTCGGACTCTTCACCATTGTGAGCTTCACGGAATGCCAGTTGGACGTCAGCATCATAAATTGCCCCTCCATCATTGATCAAATAGCAGATATGAAAATAGATCTTTCGAGTTGCTCGGAGGAATTAACCAACTGTCTAATGCAGACGTTAGCAGATATATCAACTCCCTGTGCTAATTGCATGGTTGTTTCTGAAGAACATAAAGAGGATTCAGTATGCGTTTGTGTCCAATGCCTCTTGAATTTATTATCTACAAGATGTTCCATCGCGTACTGTTCAGATCTAGCGGTGAGCCAGAAATTACAGGTTTTAAATAAACCATTAGAAGAATTAAACTACCAGGTTAAATTGCTGACCAATAAGGATATGAAAGAAGTTGTATACCTCCCTAACTCTAGCGATGTGACACACCGAGGTATTTTCCCTCAAGAACATAAATTGTTAGTAGAAGAATTGATGGCCTTACTAAGCCAGTACGAAGAAAAGGTGGAAAATGTCAAAAGCACATACCTAATTACAAGTGAGCATACCTCTGAGAATGTAGGTGCAAACTCGGAGCTGGAAACAGCAATTGACCCAGAAATAACTGGGAAGTCTCCTGAGGAGAAGCACACGATTAGAGATAGAATATTCAAAGATGAAACGCAGCCTACTACGGCCTTCGACAGTGAATTAGAACCTTTCAAAGGTCTATCCTCTTCGGGTGTTGTTACTTCAAACATCGCAGCGGAAGTGGTACAGGGAATTCCAGGAGTCCCGGAAAATAGCTTCGGTCACTATGGTACAGAGGTCGCTGATGATAGGACGGTGGATGACCAGTCAGATATTCATAAACCAGTGAATACTTCCCCAGTGTTCATGTCGAAATCTAACTCTGTAGATGGTGGAAAAGCCGTCTTTGTATCCATATTTGCAGCAACGTTAGCACTAATTGGAATATTCGCCATAACAAACACGTCTACATATGTTAAAAACTCTCGAGGGGGCTCTCAGGATAGTTTGGTTAGTATATCAAATAGCTTTTTCTCAGGATTTAAGGAGCCTGAATTTAAGGACTTTTCTGACAGTGAAATAGAAAGCGAGCTTCTGACTTCTTTAGCAATTCCAATACCATACCCAGGAGAGACAGCCAGCTCACTTGCAACCAAAATTCATCTTGCGCATCTAAGTTAA
- the FAR7 gene encoding Far7p (Syntenic homolog of Ashbya gossypii AEL293C; Syntenic homolog of Saccharomyces cerevisiae YFR008W (FAR7)): MEQEPHVIFMNPQTENLQKLYELSQKLSGVLQARKQETRNLIRQIDTLARKSNEEEETKAFKKDLRVSELFLKQRGIECGKNGPVDNIDALKEHNKKLTDLLTQKTKSNEETVHLLRFHEDSLSMVVKMLRDDVFNYHIQLVEKCRKIFNQRVCEVEDQEFSAYLDNITSLQELIDISRAYQSILRLE; encoded by the coding sequence ATGGAGCAGGAACCTCATGTGATATTTATGAACCCCCAAACAGAAAACTTACAAAAGTTATATGAACTCTCTCAAAAACTTTCTGGGGTTTTGCAAGCAAGGAAACAGGAAACCAGAAATCTTATTAGACAGATAGATACTTTGGCTCGTAAATCTaacgaagaagaagagacTAAAGCTTTTAAAAAGGATCTTCGAGTGTCAGAACTATTTTTGAAACAACGAGGAATTGAGTGTGGAAAGAATGGACCAGTGGATAATATAGACGCTCTTAAAGAGCACAATAAGAAGCTTACAGACCTTTTAACACAAAAAACCAAGTCTAATGAGGAAACCGTACATTTATTACGATTCCACGAGGATTCATTAAGTATGGTAGTTAAAATGCTGAGAGATGATGTGTTTAACTATCATATACAGCTGGTTGAAAAGTGTCGAAAAATCTTCAATCAACGTGTATGCGAAGTGGAAGACCAAGAGTTTAGTGCGTATTTGGATAACATTACTAGTCTACAAGAATTAATTGATATATCTCGAGCATACCAATCTATTTTGAGGCTAGAATGA